A window of Hirundo rustica isolate bHirRus1 chromosome 27, bHirRus1.pri.v3, whole genome shotgun sequence contains these coding sequences:
- the LOC120763751 gene encoding uncharacterized protein LOC120763751 isoform X1, giving the protein MAGRTVRVQGFPAELPPDRAADKLTIHFLRSRNGGGDIAEVRVLPGSPPCALITFEAPEVAQRILKVKSHVLAIGRTRYPLEVTLHAAELSPDEIFIRVCLTIDYGKLPLGKTLLSDLQKNYSDVQFCFDSKNMHCIVQGPFTQLQTFSRDLLGSLNLKSQAIGEIFLPASSCGAKEMGMQDHQQVPDSAQSAQETAELPNREQGRETAAKVPSPQSPAGGEDVELLGKLEDFSLAMDSDIYLYMQRFCAAEYQAVLHQHHVDVVDVSGNGVAVLYLQPSGGVSGDKDALHQAHLALQKLYQQLEVSLCKEKIAKEGLGMDSQALTALTRELQKLYPQLLCHEDVKQLYLVGNLVDVSQAKQFLQDSVTRRGAPHTVDTLSSSQPSGTTEAALHQAKVPVDIPATRLSPSRPELKGEFKLAANFSTPKADRSQAGQSLLLNQGSPPVGQEQLSGKHSPETDAPGLSDPRALTQQYQPLTPMAGKGVGSAAEPQQNNPTERGHVEGGARLTGQKVLLPCVGKENSTFQHPEDSKGSGPIGHHSVGGLSSICDVTWTSFALGSKPSASRPVLRRSNSFSLPRSKESNNSGDNSSRVSEEMSLDSLQWFYLKDVCHATIDELCRAGGVHISEHHTGDGTVLTLQAADRKRLFHAKWKVEDLVQKCPDLVCQSVSYSELAVDGPDDGDLSELCSLLRGKSFRVGLSKDKYKLHLVCPKDVLPGVTEAFLIFSSRRLCVTKSSSISPGAESTGKSSVIEPSRSQDPVLDAALPGSLNSLQQLNISNQVRSSDVLRASWVPEAEEKRSPSPWRFQQAWGQEEVRDRIDSGSGRGGSSFLGLGVGDKPSPPGLRESQEQRKAKLCLGEPDTTRLKVLPDRFQFAIYRNRGGPSEAMGQQHCPVPAADGAPHSLPTWLSRATAAEPPPAAAQQAPAAEPTHQGRAQLPGDRSNEQEGPDLPSQQRRDPSLGQESSTIPLDQCDACQGCCGRASCRTCVAADSMQPACCRSSSAAPSCKILGTLKISSLSQSLPGYSQVPTLQLAYSIPDGMQGVGDPHPGQPYKGGNFCAFLPNNEEGLMTAKLLKKAFERGLTFQIKSYNGEERVTWGFIPHKTSWDGGKARNGYPDAQYLHEVGTVLNKLALV; this is encoded by the exons ATGGCTGGCCGCACGGTGCGGGTGCAGGGCTTCCCCGCCGAGCTGCCTCCCGACAGGGCGGCCGACAAGCTGACCATTCACTTCCTGCGCTCCCGCAACGGCGGAGGGGACATTGCCGAAGTCCGGGTGCTGCCCGGGTCCCCTCCCTGCGCCCTCATCACCTTCGAGGCGCCAGAAG TGGCCCAGAGGATCCTGAAGGTGAAAAGCCACGTGCTGGCAATCGGGAGGACGCGGTACCCGCTGGAGGTGACGCTGCAcgctgcagagctgagccctgaCGAG ATCTTCATACGTGTGTGCCTGACAATTGACTATGGCAAGCTGCCCCTGGGCAAAACCCTCCTGAGTGACTTGCAAAAAAACTACAGCGACGTGCAATTCTGCTTCGACTCAAAGAACATGCACTGCATAGTGCAGGGACCATTCACTCAGCTGCAGACCTTCAGCAGAGACCTGCTAGGCAGCCTGAACCTCAAGAGCCAAGCCATTGGTGAGATCTTCCTGCCAGCTTCCAGCTGTGGGGCCAAAGAGATGGGAATGCAGGATCACCAGCAAGTGCCTGACTCCGCTCAGTCAGCTCaagagacagcagagctgccaaaCCGTGAGCAGGGGCGTGAAACTGCAGCTAAAGTCCCATCACCTCAGAGCCCGGCAGGTGGGGAAGATGTGGAACTTCTGGGGAAGCTGGAGGACTTTTCCCTAGCAATGGACTCGGACATTTACTTGTACATGCAgaggttctgtgctgctgagtaCCAAGCTGTGCTGCACCAACATCACGTGGACGTGGTGGATGTCAGTGGCAACGGCGTTGCTGTGTTGTACCTCCAGCCATCTGGGGGTGTGTCTGGGGACAAGGATGCCTTGCACCAGGCCCACCTGGCCCTGCAGAAGCTCTaccagcagctggaggtgagCCTGTGCAAGGAGAAGATTGCTaaggaagggctgggaatggaCAGCCAGGCGCTCACAGCTCTGACCCGTGAGCTGCAGAAGCTGTacccccagctgctctgccacgAGGATGTGAAGCAGCTTTATCTTGTTGGAAACCTTGTTGATGTGTCCCAGGCCAAGCAGTTCCTTCAGGATTCTGTCACCAGGAGAGGTGCCCCACACACGGTTGACAcgctgagcagctcccagccctctggCACCACAGAGGCTGCATTACACCAGGCCAAAGTGCCTGTGGATATTCCAGCCACAAGGCTTAGCCCAAGCAGGCCAGAGCTGAAAGGTGAGTTCAAGCTAGCTGCCAACTTCAGCACCCCGAAAGCTGACAGGTctcaggctggccagagcctCTTGCTGAATCAGGGCTCTCCACCggtgggacaggagcagctttCTGGGAAACATTCACCAGAGACAGATGCTCCTGGTCTGAGTGACCCCAGGGCACTGACCCAGCAGTATCAGCCTCTCACCCCTATGGCAGGTAAAGGTGTGGGGTCAGCAGCAGAGCCTCAGCAGAATAACCCCACGGAAAGGGGCCATGTGGAAGGAGGTGCCAGACTCACAGGACAAAAGGTGCTGTTGCCTTGTGTGGGCAAAGAAAACAGCACTTTTCAGCATCCTGAGGACTCTAAAGGCTCGGGTCCCATTGGGCACCACTCCGTCGGTGGTCTCTCCAGCATCTGTGATGTGACATGGACCTCTTTTGCTTTAGGCTCCAAACCTTCTGCATCCAGGCCTGTGCTGCGACGGTCCAACAGCTTCTCCCTGCCGAGGTCCAAGGAAAGCAACAACTCTGGAGAcaacagcagcagggtgagTGAGGAAATGAGCCTGGACTCTCTGCAGTGGTTTTACCTGAAAGATGTCTGCCACGCCACTATTgatgagctgtgcagggctggaggggtgCACATCTCGGAGCACCACACTGGGGACGGCACAGTGCTGACgctgcaggcagcagacagGAAAAGGCTGTTCCATGCCAAATGGAAGGTGGAAGACCTTGTGCAGAAGTGCCCTGACTTGGTGTGTCAGAGTGTGAGCTACTCAGAGCTCGCTGTGGATGGTCCAGATGATGGTGACCTGAGTGAACTGTGCAGCCTCTTGCGAGGAAAATCCTTCCGGGTTGGACTCAGCAAAGACAAGTACAAGCTCCATCTTGTCTGCCCCAAGGATGTGCTGCCAGGAGTGACTGAGGCCTTCCTCATCTTTTCTTCCAGGAGGCTCTGTGTCACAAAGTCTTCATCCATCTCTCCTGGCGCAGAGAGTACAGGGAAATCAAGTGTCATCGAGCCAAGCAGAAGCCAGGACCCagtgctggatgcagccctTCCTGGCAGCCTGAATTCCCTACAGCAGCTGAACATCAGCAATCAAGTACGCTCTTCAGATGTGCTTAGGGCTTCCTGGGTGCCAGAGGCTGAGGAAAAGAGGTCCCCCAGTCCTTGGAGGTTCCAGCAGGcttgggggcaggaggaggtcAGGGACCGTATTGACTCTGGGTCTGGGCGAGGAGGAAGCAGCTTTCTGGGCCTTGGTGTGGGGGATAAGCCAAGTCCTCCAGGCCTGAGGGAGTCCCAGGAACAGCGGAAGGCAAAACTGTGTCTGGGGGAGCCTGACACCACCCGGCTCAAAGTCTTGCCAGACAGATTCCAGTTTGCAATATACAGGAACAGAGGAGGCCCCAGTGAGGCAATGGGACAGCAGCACTGTCCGGTCCCTGCAGCTGACGGAGCTCCTCACTCTCTGCCCACCTGGCTGTCCAGGGCCACGGCTGCTGAGCCACCGCCAGCTGCGGCCCAACAGgcacctgcagcagagcccacgCATCAGGGAAGGGCCCAGCTCCCAGGAGACAGGAGCAATGAGCAGGAGGGGCCTGACCTCCCCTCACAGCAGAGAAGAGACCCCAGCCTAGGACAGGAAAGCAGCACGATCCCTCTGGACCAGTGTGAtgcctgccagggctgctgcggTCGTGCCTCGTGCAGGACATGCGTTGCAGCAGACAGCATGCAGCCAGCTTGCTGCAGATCCTCCTCAGCTGCCCCAAGCTGCAAGATCTTGGGGACACTGAAGATctcctccctgtcccagagcctgCCTGGATACTCTCAGGTCCCAACACTTCAGCTTGCTTACAGCATCCCTGATGGCATGCAGGGG GTTGGGGACCCTCACCCAGGACAGCCTTACAAAGGGGGGAATTTCTGTGCCTTCCTGCCCAATAACGAGGAAGGGCTGATGacagcaaagctgctgaagAAAGCGTTTGAACGTGGGCTGACGTTCCAGATCAAGTCCTACAATGGAGAAGAAAGAGTAACATGGGGATTTATCCCCCACAAAACCTCCTGGGATGGAGGCAAAGCCAG GAATGGCTACCCGGACGCCCAGTACCTCCATGAGGTCGGCACAGTTCTGAATAAACTGGCCCTTGTGTGA
- the LOC120763751 gene encoding uncharacterized protein LOC120763751 isoform X2, which produces MAGRTVRVQGFPAELPPDRAADKLTIHFLRSRNGGGDIAEVRVLPGSPPCALITFEAPEVAQRILKVKSHVLAIGRTRYPLEVTLHAAELSPDEIFIRVCLTIDYGKLPLGKTLLSDLQKNYSDVQFCFDSKNMHCIVQGPFTQLQTFSRDLLGSLNLKSQAIGEIFLPASSCGAKEMGMQDHQQVPDSAQSAQETAELPNREQGRETAAKVPSPQSPAGGEDVELLGKLEDFSLAMDSDIYLYMQRFCAAEYQAVLHQHHVDVVDVSGNGVAVLYLQPSGGVSGDKDALHQAHLALQKLYQQLEVSLCKEKIAKEGLGMDSQALTALTRELQKLYPQLLCHEDVKQLYLVGNLVDVSQAKQFLQDSVTRRGAPHTVDTLSSSQPSGTTEAALHQAKVPVDIPATRLSPSRPELKGSKPSASRPVLRRSNSFSLPRSKESNNSGDNSSRVSEEMSLDSLQWFYLKDVCHATIDELCRAGGVHISEHHTGDGTVLTLQAADRKRLFHAKWKVEDLVQKCPDLVCQSVSYSELAVDGPDDGDLSELCSLLRGKSFRVGLSKDKYKLHLVCPKDVLPGVTEAFLIFSSRRLCVTKSSSISPGAESTGKSSVIEPSRSQDPVLDAALPGSLNSLQQLNISNQVRSSDVLRASWVPEAEEKRSPSPWRFQQAWGQEEVRDRIDSGSGRGGSSFLGLGVGDKPSPPGLRESQEQRKAKLCLGEPDTTRLKVLPDRFQFAIYRNRGGPSEAMGQQHCPVPAADGAPHSLPTWLSRATAAEPPPAAAQQAPAAEPTHQGRAQLPGDRSNEQEGPDLPSQQRRDPSLGQESSTIPLDQCDACQGCCGRASCRTCVAADSMQPACCRSSSAAPSCKILGTLKISSLSQSLPGYSQVPTLQLAYSIPDGMQGVGDPHPGQPYKGGNFCAFLPNNEEGLMTAKLLKKAFERGLTFQIKSYNGEERVTWGFIPHKTSWDGGKARNGYPDAQYLHEVGTVLNKLALV; this is translated from the exons ATGGCTGGCCGCACGGTGCGGGTGCAGGGCTTCCCCGCCGAGCTGCCTCCCGACAGGGCGGCCGACAAGCTGACCATTCACTTCCTGCGCTCCCGCAACGGCGGAGGGGACATTGCCGAAGTCCGGGTGCTGCCCGGGTCCCCTCCCTGCGCCCTCATCACCTTCGAGGCGCCAGAAG TGGCCCAGAGGATCCTGAAGGTGAAAAGCCACGTGCTGGCAATCGGGAGGACGCGGTACCCGCTGGAGGTGACGCTGCAcgctgcagagctgagccctgaCGAG ATCTTCATACGTGTGTGCCTGACAATTGACTATGGCAAGCTGCCCCTGGGCAAAACCCTCCTGAGTGACTTGCAAAAAAACTACAGCGACGTGCAATTCTGCTTCGACTCAAAGAACATGCACTGCATAGTGCAGGGACCATTCACTCAGCTGCAGACCTTCAGCAGAGACCTGCTAGGCAGCCTGAACCTCAAGAGCCAAGCCATTGGTGAGATCTTCCTGCCAGCTTCCAGCTGTGGGGCCAAAGAGATGGGAATGCAGGATCACCAGCAAGTGCCTGACTCCGCTCAGTCAGCTCaagagacagcagagctgccaaaCCGTGAGCAGGGGCGTGAAACTGCAGCTAAAGTCCCATCACCTCAGAGCCCGGCAGGTGGGGAAGATGTGGAACTTCTGGGGAAGCTGGAGGACTTTTCCCTAGCAATGGACTCGGACATTTACTTGTACATGCAgaggttctgtgctgctgagtaCCAAGCTGTGCTGCACCAACATCACGTGGACGTGGTGGATGTCAGTGGCAACGGCGTTGCTGTGTTGTACCTCCAGCCATCTGGGGGTGTGTCTGGGGACAAGGATGCCTTGCACCAGGCCCACCTGGCCCTGCAGAAGCTCTaccagcagctggaggtgagCCTGTGCAAGGAGAAGATTGCTaaggaagggctgggaatggaCAGCCAGGCGCTCACAGCTCTGACCCGTGAGCTGCAGAAGCTGTacccccagctgctctgccacgAGGATGTGAAGCAGCTTTATCTTGTTGGAAACCTTGTTGATGTGTCCCAGGCCAAGCAGTTCCTTCAGGATTCTGTCACCAGGAGAGGTGCCCCACACACGGTTGACAcgctgagcagctcccagccctctggCACCACAGAGGCTGCATTACACCAGGCCAAAGTGCCTGTGGATATTCCAGCCACAAGGCTTAGCCCAAGCAGGCCAGAGCTGAAAG GCTCCAAACCTTCTGCATCCAGGCCTGTGCTGCGACGGTCCAACAGCTTCTCCCTGCCGAGGTCCAAGGAAAGCAACAACTCTGGAGAcaacagcagcagggtgagTGAGGAAATGAGCCTGGACTCTCTGCAGTGGTTTTACCTGAAAGATGTCTGCCACGCCACTATTgatgagctgtgcagggctggaggggtgCACATCTCGGAGCACCACACTGGGGACGGCACAGTGCTGACgctgcaggcagcagacagGAAAAGGCTGTTCCATGCCAAATGGAAGGTGGAAGACCTTGTGCAGAAGTGCCCTGACTTGGTGTGTCAGAGTGTGAGCTACTCAGAGCTCGCTGTGGATGGTCCAGATGATGGTGACCTGAGTGAACTGTGCAGCCTCTTGCGAGGAAAATCCTTCCGGGTTGGACTCAGCAAAGACAAGTACAAGCTCCATCTTGTCTGCCCCAAGGATGTGCTGCCAGGAGTGACTGAGGCCTTCCTCATCTTTTCTTCCAGGAGGCTCTGTGTCACAAAGTCTTCATCCATCTCTCCTGGCGCAGAGAGTACAGGGAAATCAAGTGTCATCGAGCCAAGCAGAAGCCAGGACCCagtgctggatgcagccctTCCTGGCAGCCTGAATTCCCTACAGCAGCTGAACATCAGCAATCAAGTACGCTCTTCAGATGTGCTTAGGGCTTCCTGGGTGCCAGAGGCTGAGGAAAAGAGGTCCCCCAGTCCTTGGAGGTTCCAGCAGGcttgggggcaggaggaggtcAGGGACCGTATTGACTCTGGGTCTGGGCGAGGAGGAAGCAGCTTTCTGGGCCTTGGTGTGGGGGATAAGCCAAGTCCTCCAGGCCTGAGGGAGTCCCAGGAACAGCGGAAGGCAAAACTGTGTCTGGGGGAGCCTGACACCACCCGGCTCAAAGTCTTGCCAGACAGATTCCAGTTTGCAATATACAGGAACAGAGGAGGCCCCAGTGAGGCAATGGGACAGCAGCACTGTCCGGTCCCTGCAGCTGACGGAGCTCCTCACTCTCTGCCCACCTGGCTGTCCAGGGCCACGGCTGCTGAGCCACCGCCAGCTGCGGCCCAACAGgcacctgcagcagagcccacgCATCAGGGAAGGGCCCAGCTCCCAGGAGACAGGAGCAATGAGCAGGAGGGGCCTGACCTCCCCTCACAGCAGAGAAGAGACCCCAGCCTAGGACAGGAAAGCAGCACGATCCCTCTGGACCAGTGTGAtgcctgccagggctgctgcggTCGTGCCTCGTGCAGGACATGCGTTGCAGCAGACAGCATGCAGCCAGCTTGCTGCAGATCCTCCTCAGCTGCCCCAAGCTGCAAGATCTTGGGGACACTGAAGATctcctccctgtcccagagcctgCCTGGATACTCTCAGGTCCCAACACTTCAGCTTGCTTACAGCATCCCTGATGGCATGCAGGGG GTTGGGGACCCTCACCCAGGACAGCCTTACAAAGGGGGGAATTTCTGTGCCTTCCTGCCCAATAACGAGGAAGGGCTGATGacagcaaagctgctgaagAAAGCGTTTGAACGTGGGCTGACGTTCCAGATCAAGTCCTACAATGGAGAAGAAAGAGTAACATGGGGATTTATCCCCCACAAAACCTCCTGGGATGGAGGCAAAGCCAG GAATGGCTACCCGGACGCCCAGTACCTCCATGAGGTCGGCACAGTTCTGAATAAACTGGCCCTTGTGTGA
- the IFI35 gene encoding interferon-induced 35 kDa protein — translation MDSEENSFIRLPPEEAPLNDGSESPEKLRREIERCKEIYSVLEQDHAKLKAAKEAAEQRTRELKKEGELHNIFEQQLSLNGEEERARQIFALKEENNRLWQEKQVLKNKLEELKKRVLWNDPLMVLRTLPEKKMIFKGLTVNKEHMNSLMLTPLVHYPLPGGSALITFEEAKVAQRIIEMREHTVELNCGELEELDQCRLRVQAAPVDILLPSALEIRLTQSRRSILVSDLPSLDTSKEALLDKLELFFSKRKNGGSEVESREFLEDTDQVVLTFTEDGVAELLIERGHIQMPIGKGKYKVKISPCMSGDISNLQLQPSRCPRTVLLLGIPDVLSEESMRDALEIHFQKASRGGGEVDALAYVPAGRTGVAVFVEDRG, via the exons ATGGATTCGGAGGAG AACTCTTTCATCCGGCTGCCCCCCGAGGAGGCGCCGCTGAACGATGGCTCCGAGAGCCCCGAGAAGCTCCGGAGGGAGATCGAGCGGTGCAAG GAGATTTACAGTGTTCTGGAGCAAGACCATGCAAAGCTAAAAGCAGccaaggaagctgcagagcaaagGACACGAGAGctgaagaaagaaggagaacTTCATAACATTTTTGAGCAACAACTGTCTTTAaatggagaagaagaaagagccCGCCAG atTTTTGCATTAAAGGAGGAGAACAacaggctgtggcaggagaagcaggttctgaaaaataaactggaaGAATTGAAGAAGAGGGTCCTCTGGAATGATCCTCTGATG GTGCTGCGTACCttgccagaaaagaaaatgatctttaagggACTCACAGTAAACAAGGAGCACATGAACAGTCTGATGCTCACCCCACTGGTCCACTACCCTCTGCCAGGGGGCTCAGCTCTCATCACCTTTGAGGAGGCAAAGG TGGCCCAGAGGATCATAGAGATGAGGGAGCACACGGTGGAGCTGAActgtggggagctggaggagctcgACCAGTGCAGGTTGCGAGTGCAGGCAGCGCCAGTGGACATTCTGCTGCCATCTGCCCTGGAG ATCAGGCTGACTCAGAGCCGCAGGAGCATCCTTGTGTCTGACTTGCCCAGCCTGGACACCTCCAAGGAAGCACTGCTGGACAAGCTAGAGCTCTTCTTCAGCAAGAGGAAGAATGGGGGCAGTGAGGTGGAGAGCAGGGAGTTCCTGGAGGACACTGACCAGGTGGTGCTGACCTTCACAGAGGATGGAG tggcagagctgctcaTTGAAAGAGGACATATCCAGATGCCCATTGGGAAAGGGAAATACAAAGTCAAAATATCACCATGCATGAGTGGAGACATCTCTAACCTGCAG ctccagccctcccgCTGCCCCAGGACCGTCCTGCTCTTGGGCATCCCCGATGTGCTGAGTGAGGAGTCCATGCGAGACGCGCTGGAGATCCACTTCCAGAAGGCCagccgcggcggcggggaggTGGATGCGCTCGCCTACGTCCCCGCGGGCCGGACGGGGGTGGCCGTGTTCGTGGAGGACAGGGGCTAG
- the RPL27 gene encoding large ribosomal subunit protein eL27 encodes MGKFMKPGKVVLVLAGRYSGRKAVIVKNIDDGTSDRPYSHALVAGIDRYPRKVTAAMGKKKIAKRSKIKSFVKVYNYNHLMPTRYSVDIPLDKTVVNKDVFRDPALKRKARREAKVKFEERYKTGKNKWFFQKLRF; translated from the exons ATGGGGAAGTTCATGAAGCCCGGGAaggtggtgctggtgctggccGGCCGCTACTCGGGGCGCAAGGCCGTCATCGTGAAG AACATCGACGATGGCACCTCGGACCGGCCGTACAGCCACGCCTTGGTGGCCGGCATCGACCGCTACCCGCGTAAGGTGACTGCGGCCATGGGCAAGAAAAAGATCGCGAAAAGGTCCAAGATCAAGTCCTTCGTGAAGGTTTACAACTACAACCACCTGATGCCCACCCG GTATTCTGTGGATATTCCCCTGGACAAAACAGTGGTCAATAAGGATGTGTTCAGGGATCCCGCTCTGAAACGCAAAGCAAGACGTGAAGCCAAGGTGAAATTTGAGGAAAG GTACAAAACTGGCAAGAATAAGTGGTTCTTCCAGAAGCTGCGATTCTAA